A region from the Musa acuminata AAA Group cultivar baxijiao chromosome BXJ1-10, Cavendish_Baxijiao_AAA, whole genome shotgun sequence genome encodes:
- the LOC135595317 gene encoding homeobox protein knotted-1-like 13 isoform X2: MAFRGRIPRELTLPQYAEQHLTDDHAVIGSVDPLSGPAEPSVEPQHAPLVSAGGSDGIGPAWLGGAALRPQGPRGSFLHLQTASDSSASPGGRSGGGQWLPRLPVLPQDGGDDEILASEDQGDGETEEGEGAMQGSGDGEAAEVGEGTWRSARYKAEILAHPLYEQLLSAHVACLRIATPVDQLPRIDTQLAQTQHIVSKYSALGAQMLADDKELDQFMTQYVLLLRSFKEQLQQHVRVHAMEAVMACWELEQSLQSLTGVSPGEGTGATMSDDDDDQADSETNLFDGCLDGSDGMGFGPLFLTESEKTLMERVRQELKHELKQGYKEKIVDIREEILRKRRAGKLPGDTTSTLKAWWQSHSKWPYPTEDDKARLVQETGLQLKQINNWFINQRKRNWHSNPSSSSSTKSKRKR; the protein is encoded by the exons ATGGCGTTCCGCGGCCGCATCCCCCGCGAGCTGACCCTGCCGCAGTACGCCGAGCAGCACCTGACGGACGACCACGCGGTGATCGGCTCCGTGGATCCCCTCTCCGGCCCGGCCGAGCCGTCCGTGGAACCACAGCATGCGCCGCTCGTCTCCGCCGGAGGGTCCGATGGAATCGGCCCTGCGTGGCTCGGCGGCGCGGCTCTCCGGCCGCAGGGCCCGCGCGGCAGCTTCCTCCACCTCCAGACCGCGTCCGACTCCTCGGCGTCGCCGGGGGGACGTAGCGGCGGAGGACAGTGGCTCCCGCGCCTACCAGTCCTGCCGCAGGACGGAGGCGACGACGAGATCCTGGCGTCGGAGGATCAGGGGGACGGGGAGACGGAGGAGGGTGAGGGAGCGATGCAGGGGAGCGGCGACGGGGAGGCAGCGGAGGTGGGGGAGGGTACGTGGCGGAGCGCGAGGTACAAGGCGGAGATACTGGCTCACCCGTTGTACGAGCAGCTGCTGTCGGCGCACGTTGCGTGCCTGAGGATCGCCACCCCGGTGGACCAGCTGCCGAGGATCGACACGCAGCTGGCGCAGACGCAGCACATAGTGTCCAAGTACTCGGCGCTTGGCGCCCAGATGCTTGCCGACGACAAGGAGCTCGATCAGTTCATG ACACAATATGTTTTGCTTCTCCGCTCCTTCAAAGAACAACTACAGCAGCATGTCCGTGTTCATGCAATGGAGGCGGTGATGGCTTGCTGGGAGCTTGAGCAATCGCTGCAAAGCCTTACAG GTGTTTCTCCCGGTGAAGGAACGGGTGCCACAAtgtcagatgatgatgatgatcaagcAGACAGTGAAACAAACTTGTTTGACGGATGCCTGGATGGATCAGACGGCATGGGGTTCGGCCCACTTTTTCTGACGGAGAGTGAGAAGACCTTGATGGAACGAGTCAGACAAGAGCTGAAGCATGAACTAAAACAG GGTTACAAAGAGAAAATTGTAGACATCAGAGAAGAGATTCTGCGGAAGCGAAGAGCTGGGAAACTCCCAGGAGATACCACTTCTACTTTGAAGGCTTGGTGGCAGTCCCATTCCAAATGGCCATACCCAACG GAGGACGATAAGGCACGGTTAGTGCAAGAAACAGGGCTGCAACTAAAGCAGATTAATAATTGGTTCATCAACCAAAGGAAAAGGAACTGGCACAGCAATCCATCGTCATCTAGTTCAACAAAAAGCAAGAGAAAAAG GTGA
- the LOC135595317 gene encoding homeobox protein knotted-1-like 13 isoform X1, with protein MAFRGRIPRELTLPQYAEQHLTDDHAVIGSVDPLSGPAEPSVEPQHAPLVSAGGSDGIGPAWLGGAALRPQGPRGSFLHLQTASDSSASPGGRSGGGQWLPRLPVLPQDGGDDEILASEDQGDGETEEGEGAMQGSGDGEAAEVGEGTWRSARYKAEILAHPLYEQLLSAHVACLRIATPVDQLPRIDTQLAQTQHIVSKYSALGAQMLADDKELDQFMTQYVLLLRSFKEQLQQHVRVHAMEAVMACWELEQSLQSLTGVSPGEGTGATMSDDDDDQADSETNLFDGCLDGSDGMGFGPLFLTESEKTLMERVRQELKHELKQGYKEKIVDIREEILRKRRAGKLPGDTTSTLKAWWQSHSKWPYPTEDDKARLVQETGLQLKQINNWFINQRKRNWHSNPSSSSSTKSKRKSNAGDKGQL; from the exons ATGGCGTTCCGCGGCCGCATCCCCCGCGAGCTGACCCTGCCGCAGTACGCCGAGCAGCACCTGACGGACGACCACGCGGTGATCGGCTCCGTGGATCCCCTCTCCGGCCCGGCCGAGCCGTCCGTGGAACCACAGCATGCGCCGCTCGTCTCCGCCGGAGGGTCCGATGGAATCGGCCCTGCGTGGCTCGGCGGCGCGGCTCTCCGGCCGCAGGGCCCGCGCGGCAGCTTCCTCCACCTCCAGACCGCGTCCGACTCCTCGGCGTCGCCGGGGGGACGTAGCGGCGGAGGACAGTGGCTCCCGCGCCTACCAGTCCTGCCGCAGGACGGAGGCGACGACGAGATCCTGGCGTCGGAGGATCAGGGGGACGGGGAGACGGAGGAGGGTGAGGGAGCGATGCAGGGGAGCGGCGACGGGGAGGCAGCGGAGGTGGGGGAGGGTACGTGGCGGAGCGCGAGGTACAAGGCGGAGATACTGGCTCACCCGTTGTACGAGCAGCTGCTGTCGGCGCACGTTGCGTGCCTGAGGATCGCCACCCCGGTGGACCAGCTGCCGAGGATCGACACGCAGCTGGCGCAGACGCAGCACATAGTGTCCAAGTACTCGGCGCTTGGCGCCCAGATGCTTGCCGACGACAAGGAGCTCGATCAGTTCATG ACACAATATGTTTTGCTTCTCCGCTCCTTCAAAGAACAACTACAGCAGCATGTCCGTGTTCATGCAATGGAGGCGGTGATGGCTTGCTGGGAGCTTGAGCAATCGCTGCAAAGCCTTACAG GTGTTTCTCCCGGTGAAGGAACGGGTGCCACAAtgtcagatgatgatgatgatcaagcAGACAGTGAAACAAACTTGTTTGACGGATGCCTGGATGGATCAGACGGCATGGGGTTCGGCCCACTTTTTCTGACGGAGAGTGAGAAGACCTTGATGGAACGAGTCAGACAAGAGCTGAAGCATGAACTAAAACAG GGTTACAAAGAGAAAATTGTAGACATCAGAGAAGAGATTCTGCGGAAGCGAAGAGCTGGGAAACTCCCAGGAGATACCACTTCTACTTTGAAGGCTTGGTGGCAGTCCCATTCCAAATGGCCATACCCAACG GAGGACGATAAGGCACGGTTAGTGCAAGAAACAGGGCTGCAACTAAAGCAGATTAATAATTGGTTCATCAACCAAAGGAAAAGGAACTGGCACAGCAATCCATCGTCATCTAGTTCAACAAAAAGCAAGAGAAAAAG TAATGCAGGTGACAAGGGGCAACTTTGA
- the LOC104000150 gene encoding aldose reductase — MSQALCDAPSAQGDLRYIKLVSGHSIPSVGLGTWKSASSEASHSVYTAITEAGYRHVDTAPLYAIQEEVGRGLQAALQAGIPRNDLFITSKLWCTDLSPDRVRNALKQTLKELQLEYLDLYLIHWPFHLKEGATRPPRASDILDFDMEGVWREMEKLVKDGLVRDIGVSNFTSKKLNKLLQCAQIMPSVCQMEMHPGWRNDKILEACKNNGIHVTAYSPLGSSRSDRDLIHDPTVVTVSKKLNKTPGQVLLKWGLQRGTSVIPKSTNADRIKGNIQLFGWAIPQEDLEALNSIRDQRRTVSGEETFVNKSEGPYKSVAELWDDEV; from the exons atgtCGCAGGCATTGTGCGATGCACCGAGCGCGCAGGGGGATCTACGCTACATCAAGCTGGTGAGCGGGCATTCCATCCCCTCCGTGGGGTTGGGGACATGGAAGTCCGCCTCCTCCGAAGCCTCCCACTCGGTCTACACTGCCATCACCGAG GCTGGGTATAGGCATGTGGACACAGCTCCACTATATGCGATTCAAGAAGAG GTAGGACGAGGTCTCCAAGCTGCTTTGCAAGCAGGGATACCAAGAAACGACCTGTTCATCACATCGAAGTTGTG GTGCACAGATCTTTCTCCTGATAGAGTTCGAAATGCACTGAAGCAAACCCTAAAAGAGCTGCAGCTTGAATACCTCGACCTTTATCTG ATTCACTGGCCATTTCACCTCAAGGAAGGTGCAACAAGGCCTCCACGAGCATCTGACATACTAGACTTCGACATGGAGGGAGTGTGGCGAGAAATGGAGAAGCTGGTGAAAGATGGACTCGTCAGGGACATTGGAGTCAGCAATTTCACCTCAAAGAAGCTCAACAAGCTGCTTCAATGTGCCCAAATCATGCCCTCCGTGTGCCAG ATGGAGATGCACCCGGGCTGGAGGAACGATAAGATACTCGAGGCCTGCAAGAACAATGGGATCCATGTCACC GCTTACTCTCCACTGGGATCTTCGAGAAGTGATCGAGACCTCATACACGATCCAACAGTAGTGACG GTATCCAAGAAGCTCAACAAGACCCCTGGGCAGGTGCTGCTAAAATGGGGGCTGCAAAGAGGTACCAGCGTTATTCCGAAGTCGACGAATGCCGATAGGATCAAAGGAAACATACAGTTGTTTGGGTGGGCAATCCCTCAAGAAGACTTGGAAGCTTTGAATAGCATACGTGACCAG AGGAGAACTGTGTCCGGAGAGGAGACCTTTGTGAACAAGAGTGAGGGGCCATACAAGAGTGTGGCTGAACTGTGGGATGACGAGGTCTAG
- the LOC104000131 gene encoding peroxidase 4, producing MACIHPPCLLAFFFFAAIASAQLSSTFYSTSCPLAIQTIRLAVRAAVAKEARMGASLLRLHFHDCFVNGCDGSVLLDDTSSFTGEKTAVPNNNSLRGFDVIDNIKSQVEAVCKQVVSCADILAVAARESVAALGGPLWTVQLGRRDATTASLDAANTEIPSPKSDLDDLISAYSKKGLGTTDMVALSGAHTIGQARCISFRDRIYNETSIDSSLATSRQSNCPSSGDGDDNLSPLDAVTCTLFDNFYFRNLVKKKGLLHSDQQLFSGGSTDSLVTTYSTNTARFFSDFAAAMVKMGNISPLTGTDGEVRLNCRKAN from the exons ATGGCCTGCATCCACCCTCCTTGTTTGCTAGCGTTCTTCTTCTTTGCTGCCATTGCTTCTGCTCAGTTGTCATCGACTTTCTATAGCACCTCATGCCCTCTTGCTATCCAAACCATTCGGCTTGCTGTGAGGGCTGCTGTTGCCAAAGAGGCCCGCATGGGAGCGTCACTACTCCGCCTCCATTTCCATGACTGCTTTGTTAAT GGCTGTGATGGATCAGTTCTGCTGGATGACACGTCCAGCTTCACCGGAGAGAAGACTGCAGTCCCCAACAACAACTCCTTGCGAGGCTTCGACGTCATCGACAACATCAAATCCCAGGTTGAGGCCGTCTGCAAGCAAGTCGTGTCCTGCGCTGACATCCTCGCGGTGGCAGCTCGAGAGTCCGTCGCCGCT CTCGGCGGTCCTTTATGGACGGTGCAACTGGGAAGAAGGGATGCAACAACTGCGAGCTTGGATGCTGCGAACACCGAGATTCCATCGCCCAAATCGGACCTGGATGATCTGATATCCGCCTACTCCAAGAAGGGTCTCGGCACCACTGACATGGTGGCGCTCTCAG GAGCACACACGATCGGGCAGGCGAGGTGCATCTCGTTCCGGGACAGGATCTACAACGAGACGAGCATCGACTCCTCACTGGCCACCTCCCGCCAGTCCAACTGCCCCAGCTCCGGCGACGGCGACGACAACTTGTCGCCCCTTGACGCCGTCACCTGCACGCTCTTCGACAACTTCTACTTCAGGAACTTGGTGAAGAAGAAGGGCCTGCTGCACTCGGACCAGCAGCTGTTCAGTGGAGGATCCACCGACTCCCTCGTCACCACCTATTCCACGAACACGGCCAGGTTCTTCAGCGACTTCGCTGCTGCAATGGTGAAGATGGGGAACATAAGTCCTCTCACCGGCACCGATGGCGAGGTCAGGCTCAACTGCAGGAAGGCCAACTGA